In a single window of the Scyliorhinus torazame isolate Kashiwa2021f chromosome 2, sScyTor2.1, whole genome shotgun sequence genome:
- the LOC140392808 gene encoding LOW QUALITY PROTEIN: signal transducer and activator of transcription 1-alpha/beta-like (The sequence of the model RefSeq protein was modified relative to this genomic sequence to represent the inferred CDS: inserted 1 base in 1 codon) has product MSQWYQLQTLDSKFLEQVDQLYDDNFPMEIRQYLGQWLETKDWEHAATNDSMATVLFHELLMQLDDQYSRFSLENNFLLQHNIRKIKRNLQVFFQEEPILMALTISNCLKEEKKILENALKAEQNHIGPVQNAVIQDKQKQLDQKVKNIKSNVQEIEQEIKSLEDLQDEFXFRSKTLQSREHEVNGIAQIEIKQEKLHLHNMMLKLDSKRKDVINKTASLLNETEQIENILISEELVEWKRRQQIACIGGPPNTCLDQLQQWFTLLAESLQQVRQQLKKLEELEQKYSYDGDPITQNKQFLEERNDHLFRNLIKSSFVVERQPCMPTHPQRPMVLKTGVQFTVKLRLLVRLPELNYQLRVKASFDKDVTEKCSVKGFRKFNILGTNTKVMNMEESTNGSLAAEFRHLQLKEQKNAGSRTTEGPLIVTEELHSISFETQFCHQNLIIDLEITSLPLVVISNVSQLPNGWASILWYNMLVSEAKTLAFFSNPPAATWSQLSEVLSWQFSSVTKRGLNAEQLGMLGEKLLGTNNSFNDSTIPWTRFCKENLNEKPFSFWLWIEGILELIKKHLLPLWNDGWIMGFVSKEKERALLKGKQPGTFLLRFSESSREGAITFTWVEISLSDESQFHSVEPYTKHQLSAVTFPDIIRNYKVMAAENIPENPLKYLYPEVPKDQAFGKYYSRPKDPSEPMDVDDSKTSGYIKTELISVSEVHPSRLLSTENLLPMSVEEFGELERQLGPSEINTVMCSTYPS; this is encoded by the exons ATGTCACAGTGGTACCAGCTACAAACGTTAGACTCCAAATTCCTTGAGCAAGTCGATCAGCTCTATGATGACAACTTTCCAATGGAGATCAGGCAGTACCTTGGACAGTGGCTGGAGACTAAAGACTG GGAACATGCTGCCACCAATGATTCGATGGCCACAGTCCTGTTTCACGAGCTGCTTATGCAGTTAGATGACCAATACAGCCGCTTTTCCCTGGAGAACAACTTTTTGCTTCAGCACAACATCAGAAAAATAAAACGTAACCTGCAG GTTTTCTTCCAGGAAGAACCTATTTTGATGGCACTGACTATATCGAACTGCCTGAAAGAAGAGAAAAAAATCTTGGAAAATGCACTGAAAGCTGAACAG aatcatattgGTCCTGTCCAGAATGCTGTAATTCAGGATAAGCAGAAACAGCTGGATCAGAAAGTGAAGAACATAAAGAGCAACGTTCAG GAGATTGAACAGGAAATCAAGTCTCTTGAAGATCTTCAGGATGAAT GATTCAGATCTAAAACTTTACAAAGTCGAG AGCATGAAGTGAATGGTATAGCTCAAATTGAAATTAAACAAGAAAAACTCCATCTCCACAATATGATGCTCAAGTTGGATTCAAAAAGAAAG GATGTAATCAATAAAACTGCCTCCCTGCTAAATGAAACGGAGCAAATTGAGAACATTTTGATCAGTGAAGAGTTGGTAGAATGGAAACGGAGACAACAGATTGCATGCATTGGCGGACCACCAAACACCTGTCTTGACCAGCTGCAGCAATG gttcaccttgctggctgagAGTTTGCAGCAGGTTCGGCAGCAGTTAAAGAAATTGGAAGAACTGGAACAGAAATATTCATATGAtggagaccccattacacagaacaAACAATTTTTGGAGGAAAGGAACGACCATTTGTTTCGCAATCTTATTAAAAG TTCCTTTGTGGTGGAGCGACAGCCCTGTATGCCAACTCACCCACAGAGACCAATGGTCCTAAAAACAGGAGTGCAGTTTACTGTTAAGTTAAg GCTCTTGGTAAGATTACCGGAACTAAATTACCAATTGCGTGTAAAAGCATCATTTGACAA ggatgtcactgaaaaaTGTTCCGTTAAGGG GTTTAGAAAATTTAATATACTAGGAACTAACACAAAAGTGATGAACATGGAGGAGTCAACAAATGGAAGCCTAGCTGCTGAATTTCGACATCTG CAACTGAAGGAACAGAAAAATGCAGGAAGCCGAACAACAGAG GGACCTCTTATTGTGACTGAGGAACTTCACTCTATCAGCTTTGAGACTCAGTTCTGTCATCAGAATCTGATCATTGACCTTGAG ATTACATCTTTGCCATTGGTGGTGATATCCAATGTTAGCCAGCTCCCCAATGGTTGGGCTTCTATCTTGTGGTACAACATGCTCGTAAGCGAGGCTAAG ACTTTGGCTTTTTTCTCCAACCCCCCTGCTGCCACATGGAGTCAGCTATCTGAGGTACTGAGTTGGCAGTTCTCCTCTGTCACCAAGCGAGGCCTTAATGCTGAACAGCTCGGCATGCTGGGAGAGAAGTTGCTAG GTACAAATAATAGCTTCAATGACAGTACTATTCCATGGACACGATTCTGCAAG GAGAATCTGAATGAGAAACCTTTCTCTTTCTGGCTTTGGATTGAAGGGATCTTGGAGTTAATCAAAAAGCACCTTCTGCCTCTCTGGAATGATGG GTGGATCATGGGATTTGTGAGTAAGGAAAAAGAACGTGCTCTGCTGAAGGGCAAACAGCCGGGTACGTTTTTACTGAGGTTCAGCGAGAGCAGTAGGGAAGGTGCCATTACTTTTACCTGGGTGGAAATATCGCTAAGTG ATGAGTCCCAGTTTCACTCAGTTGAGCCATACACAAAGCATCAACTGTCAGCGGTAACCTTCCCAGATATCATTCGCAATTACAAAGTTATGGCAGCTGAAAATATTCCTGAAAATCCATTGAAGTATTTGTATCCTGAGGTCCCCAAAGATCAAGCATTCGGGAAGTATTACTCCAGACCAAAAGATC